A genomic window from Halogeometricum borinquense DSM 11551 includes:
- the kynU gene encoding kynureninase codes for MDNSRDDSESDATAESSGDGPPTLAEAREMDHDDALSHFRDRFFIPDDELYADGNSLGLCSVDAAAALDEAVEQWKTLAIRGWTDADPEWYTYGERLGDRLAPLVGAEPEEVVVGNSTTVNIHTLVGTFYDPSRGEKILVNDLDFPTDHYAIRAQLRQVGRDPDENLRVVESRDGRTIEEDDIVAAIDEDVGMVFMPSVLYRSGQLLDIERITEAAHDAGALAGFDLAHSIGAVPHALSDLDVDFAVWCHYKYLNAGPGAAAGLYVNERHFGVTPALAGWWGHEKETQFEMRHTYTPAHSAGAFQIGTPPILAAAPLDGALDVVEDAGIDALREKSLALTDSLIELVDDRLPDCEVGTPRDPTRRGGHVAVEHPEAYRISEALKDRGVIVDFRAPNVVRVCPSPYYVGFEDVYHMVEHLEAIFEDAEYEQYEKRGGGVT; via the coding sequence ATGGATAACTCCCGAGATGACTCCGAGTCGGATGCCACGGCCGAATCGAGCGGCGACGGACCGCCGACGCTGGCCGAGGCCCGCGAGATGGACCACGACGATGCACTTTCGCATTTCCGCGACCGCTTTTTCATCCCCGACGATGAGTTGTACGCTGACGGCAACTCACTCGGACTCTGCTCTGTAGATGCGGCGGCCGCACTGGACGAGGCGGTCGAACAGTGGAAAACGCTCGCTATTCGCGGATGGACCGACGCCGATCCGGAATGGTATACGTACGGTGAACGCCTCGGTGACCGACTCGCCCCACTCGTCGGTGCCGAACCCGAGGAAGTCGTCGTCGGAAACTCCACGACGGTGAATATTCATACGCTGGTCGGCACGTTCTACGACCCGAGTCGCGGCGAGAAGATTCTCGTTAACGACCTCGACTTCCCGACGGATCACTACGCGATTCGCGCGCAACTTCGACAGGTCGGACGCGACCCAGACGAGAACCTCCGCGTGGTCGAGAGCCGAGACGGCCGGACAATCGAGGAAGACGACATCGTGGCGGCGATAGACGAAGACGTGGGGATGGTGTTCATGCCCTCGGTCCTCTATCGGAGCGGGCAACTCCTCGATATCGAACGCATTACGGAAGCGGCCCACGACGCCGGTGCCCTCGCTGGCTTCGACCTCGCGCACTCTATCGGCGCCGTCCCGCACGCCCTCTCGGACCTCGACGTCGATTTCGCCGTCTGGTGTCACTACAAGTATCTCAACGCCGGACCCGGAGCTGCCGCCGGTCTGTACGTGAACGAACGTCACTTCGGCGTTACACCGGCTCTCGCGGGATGGTGGGGCCACGAGAAAGAAACGCAGTTCGAGATGCGCCATACGTATACACCCGCCCACTCGGCCGGAGCGTTCCAGATCGGGACGCCGCCGATTCTCGCAGCGGCTCCCCTCGACGGCGCGCTCGATGTGGTCGAAGACGCCGGTATCGACGCGCTTCGGGAGAAATCACTCGCACTAACTGACTCCCTCATCGAACTCGTTGACGACCGCCTTCCCGACTGCGAGGTCGGGACACCGCGTGACCCGACCAGACGCGGCGGCCACGTCGCCGTCGAACACCCGGAAGCCTATCGCATCTCGGAGGCGCTGAAAGACCGCGGCGTAATCGTTGACTTCCGCGCCCCGAACGTCGTTCGCGTCTGCCCGTCGCCGTACTACGTCGGCTTCGAGGACGTGTATCACATGGTTGAGCACCTCGAAGCAATATTCGAGGATGCCGAGTACGAACAGTACGAGAAGCGCGGCGGCGGCGTGACCTGA
- a CDS encoding SDR family NAD(P)-dependent oxidoreductase translates to MTADVPDPDLYDSLEGQVALVTGANRGLGREIAEQLHDLGATVFAATRSITHDIPDEWNHLLVDVTQEGEISDAVDDIFASAGRLDILVNNAGISGGDGDIVAESVTDIDQTLATNLRGPMLVCKHAVPLLVQDEGGRVINVSSGMGALNEAQSGGSPSYRISKTGLNGLTKYLDGEYGDDGLLANSVCPGWVRTDMGGEDADRSVERGAETPVWLCRFKPESPSGYFWRDQSVIDW, encoded by the coding sequence ATGACAGCGGACGTTCCCGACCCTGACCTGTACGACTCTCTCGAAGGGCAAGTCGCCCTCGTGACGGGTGCAAATCGTGGTCTCGGCCGCGAGATAGCCGAACAGTTACACGACCTCGGCGCGACGGTGTTCGCCGCGACGCGGAGTATTACGCACGACATCCCCGACGAGTGGAATCACCTTCTCGTGGACGTGACGCAGGAAGGCGAAATCTCTGATGCCGTAGACGATATCTTCGCCAGTGCGGGCCGACTGGACATCCTCGTCAACAACGCCGGAATCAGCGGCGGCGACGGGGACATCGTTGCGGAGTCGGTGACGGACATCGACCAGACGCTGGCGACGAACCTCCGTGGGCCGATGCTCGTCTGTAAGCACGCCGTCCCGCTCCTCGTCCAAGACGAAGGCGGCCGTGTGATCAACGTCTCTTCGGGGATGGGCGCGCTCAACGAAGCACAGTCCGGCGGGTCGCCATCGTATCGCATCTCGAAGACAGGGCTGAACGGCCTGACGAAGTACTTAGACGGCGAGTACGGCGACGACGGACTTCTCGCTAACTCGGTCTGTCCGGGATGGGTCCGCACCGATATGGGCGGCGAGGACGCCGACCGGTCAGTCGAGCGCGGCGCTGAAACGCCGGTGTGGCTCTGTCGCTTCAAACCAGAGTCGCCGTCGGGGTACTTCTGGCGCGACCAGTCCGTTATCGACTGGTAG
- a CDS encoding adenylate kinase: MGKHILLLGAPGAGKGTQSKRLASEFDLEHVTTGDALRANKDMDISDMDFEYDTPREYMESGDLVPDDVVNEIVKTALQEADGYVLDGYPRNIEQAEYLTEITDLDAVLYLDVSEEELVERLTGRRVCDDCGANYHVEFAPPEEDGVCDDCGGELIQREDDTEETVRERLTVYHKNTEPVVNHYRDEGVLVEIDGEQTPDGVFDDVAEVVEDA; encoded by the coding sequence ATGGGTAAGCACATCCTGTTGCTCGGCGCACCCGGTGCCGGAAAGGGAACACAGTCGAAGCGACTCGCCTCCGAGTTCGACCTCGAACACGTCACGACGGGTGACGCGCTGCGCGCGAACAAGGACATGGACATCAGCGACATGGACTTCGAGTACGACACGCCGCGCGAGTACATGGAGTCCGGTGACCTGGTCCCCGACGATGTGGTAAACGAAATCGTGAAGACGGCGCTGCAAGAGGCCGACGGCTACGTCCTCGACGGCTACCCGCGCAACATCGAACAGGCCGAGTACCTCACTGAGATTACGGACCTCGACGCTGTTCTCTACCTCGACGTGAGCGAGGAGGAACTCGTGGAGCGACTCACCGGTCGTCGCGTCTGCGACGACTGCGGTGCAAACTACCACGTCGAGTTTGCCCCGCCCGAGGAAGACGGCGTCTGTGACGACTGCGGTGGAGAACTCATCCAGCGCGAGGACGACACCGAGGAGACGGTCCGCGAACGACTCACCGTCTACCACAAGAACACCGAACCCGTCGTGAACCACTACCGCGATGAGGGCGTCCTCGTCGAAATCGACGGTGAACAGACCCCAGACGGCGTGTTCGACGACGTGGCAGAAGTCGTCGAAGACGCGTAA
- a CDS encoding AIR synthase family protein — protein MTDLGKVDRTFFDQYVFSNLGAGRDDVALGPTHGVDFGLLDLDGTAVAIATDPVSVLPDLGLARAGRFTLDFVLADVAVSGLPPSHLAISFTLPPDFEDESFATLWTAMHEEAEDLGVSIVTGHTARYSGCSFPWVGGATALAVGDHEDVIRPDGARVGDDVLVTKGPAVEATGLLTTLFPDQFDLPETTLRAAQSRLDEAECVRDAMTASAVGGVHAMHDATECGLFGALNEVADGAGVQLDISTDEIPLRPGVEETCEFLGMDPWTATTGGTLVLAVDPDSTAAVVSALESEGTPVGVAGTVREGSGVTVDGEEVPHPDVDPSWAAYEELMRQSGVQ, from the coding sequence ATGACTGATCTCGGAAAGGTGGATCGCACGTTCTTCGACCAGTACGTCTTCTCGAACCTCGGGGCCGGACGCGACGATGTCGCACTCGGCCCAACCCATGGCGTCGATTTCGGCCTTCTTGATCTCGATGGGACGGCCGTCGCAATCGCCACAGACCCTGTTTCCGTGCTGCCGGACCTCGGACTCGCCCGTGCTGGACGATTTACGCTCGACTTTGTCCTCGCCGATGTGGCCGTCTCGGGACTCCCGCCCTCCCATCTCGCTATCTCGTTTACGCTTCCACCGGACTTCGAAGACGAGTCGTTCGCTACTCTCTGGACGGCAATGCACGAAGAAGCCGAAGATCTCGGCGTTAGTATCGTCACGGGCCACACAGCCCGCTATTCGGGGTGTTCGTTCCCGTGGGTCGGCGGGGCCACCGCCCTCGCCGTCGGTGACCACGAGGACGTGATTCGACCCGACGGCGCACGCGTCGGCGACGACGTGCTGGTGACGAAAGGACCCGCCGTGGAAGCAACAGGATTGTTGACGACTCTGTTTCCCGACCAGTTCGACCTGCCGGAAACGACGCTCCGTGCGGCGCAATCCCGTCTCGACGAGGCCGAGTGCGTCCGCGACGCGATGACCGCGTCGGCCGTCGGCGGCGTCCACGCGATGCACGACGCGACCGAGTGTGGCCTGTTCGGCGCACTGAACGAAGTCGCCGACGGCGCGGGCGTCCAACTCGACATTTCGACAGACGAGATACCTCTCCGACCGGGTGTCGAGGAGACGTGCGAATTCCTTGGAATGGACCCGTGGACGGCGACGACTGGGGGAACGCTCGTCCTCGCAGTTGATCCCGATTCGACTGCAGCGGTCGTCTCGGCGCTCGAATCCGAAGGTACGCCCGTTGGCGTCGCGGGGACAGTCCGCGAGGGTTCGGGCGTCACTGTTGATGGTGAGGAAGTGCCACATCCCGACGTTGATCCGTCGTGGGCGGCGTACGAAGAACTGATGCGGCAGAGTGGCGTGCAGTAG
- a CDS encoding GAF domain-containing protein produces the protein MTAEFSVAAENPVDMDATPEAATPPQVLFVGGPEWADSAVEELRSVASVQRVESVADGCERLSSGHPDAVVVARSEDGVTAVSTLRADAADLPIVFCTDIGSESVARDVLAAGATDYVPFDTPDFGSYVRERTVEAAAEAAERVELERELRASEELHRVTLNNMTDTVLITDDEGKFTYVCPNVHFIFGYTEAEIRDLGSIDALLGDDLFEESELEKSGVLTNVECTATDKAGEEHTLLVNVREVSIQGGTTLYSCRDVTKRKQREESLTGLHRTTSELQYAETVQEIAHRVVDDADEILGCAASAVFRFDAETNRLEPVAHTPAMDRLYGPLPSFRPSEGNLIGRAFVTGEPLFFDDVHESPALSNPATDLRSVVVLSLGDHGVLVAGVDTVGAFDEVHSEIADLLATTAEAALDRVKRQSQLREQDRELQRRNERLVSLNRVNEIIREVDQSLIRAETREAVERAVCERLTAEDRYEFAWVGSIDPTSQTLVPRAASGTGRGYLDDRSLALDPEGEPACSTAATDEETLVSNVATDLQQQPWRRAALERDFQSVVAVPLSYDGVAYGVLTVYADRPAAFDGMVRTVMAELGETVASAISAVERKAALLTTAVTRVEYAVAGGSFPLARVAERADCTLSVVTGIQQTVEDDALFATVEGASMDAVRAAAADTAGIAEYRVVAGDDAAGTVWFRFVRPVIASRLANHGVVLRRAEATPTETLLEIDIPDGVELHSITQLLSGTFDAVELRSKRHREQPSGGEFTAAVLDRLTERQLEVVQTAYYAGYFENPRAHSGDEVADVLGVSPAAFYRHIRTVQRKLFAVLFEETEYSASIARDY, from the coding sequence GTGACGGCGGAGTTTTCAGTCGCGGCGGAGAACCCGGTGGACATGGATGCGACACCGGAAGCCGCGACTCCCCCGCAGGTTCTGTTCGTCGGCGGTCCCGAGTGGGCTGATTCGGCGGTTGAAGAACTACGGTCGGTCGCGTCCGTCCAGCGAGTTGAGAGTGTCGCGGACGGGTGCGAACGACTGTCGTCGGGTCATCCGGACGCTGTCGTGGTGGCGCGGTCGGAGGATGGTGTGACGGCTGTTTCGACGCTCCGTGCCGACGCTGCGGATCTTCCGATTGTCTTCTGTACCGATATCGGAAGCGAGTCCGTCGCCCGCGACGTTCTCGCCGCCGGAGCGACGGACTACGTTCCGTTTGACACGCCCGATTTCGGGTCGTACGTCCGCGAGCGCACGGTCGAAGCCGCCGCTGAGGCCGCAGAACGCGTCGAACTGGAGCGTGAACTCCGAGCGTCCGAGGAACTCCACCGTGTCACGCTCAACAACATGACCGACACGGTCCTCATCACCGACGATGAAGGGAAGTTCACCTACGTCTGTCCGAACGTTCACTTCATCTTCGGTTACACCGAAGCGGAGATACGCGACCTCGGGAGTATCGACGCGCTTCTCGGCGACGACTTGTTCGAGGAGTCTGAACTCGAAAAATCGGGGGTTCTGACGAACGTCGAGTGTACGGCGACCGACAAAGCGGGCGAGGAACACACGCTCTTGGTCAACGTCCGCGAGGTGTCGATTCAGGGCGGGACGACGCTCTACAGTTGCCGAGACGTAACAAAGCGAAAACAGCGCGAGGAGTCACTGACGGGGCTGCATCGGACGACGAGCGAACTCCAGTACGCCGAGACGGTACAGGAAATCGCCCACCGCGTCGTTGACGACGCAGACGAGATTCTCGGGTGCGCGGCGAGTGCAGTTTTCCGATTCGACGCCGAGACGAATCGTCTCGAACCGGTCGCACACACGCCAGCGATGGACCGGCTATACGGCCCGCTTCCGTCGTTCAGGCCCTCGGAAGGGAACCTTATCGGGCGGGCGTTCGTGACCGGTGAACCGCTGTTCTTCGACGACGTTCACGAGTCGCCCGCGCTCTCGAACCCGGCGACAGACCTCCGGAGCGTCGTTGTCCTTTCGCTCGGAGACCACGGTGTCCTCGTCGCCGGTGTCGATACCGTTGGCGCGTTCGATGAGGTTCACAGCGAAATCGCGGATCTGTTGGCGACGACGGCGGAGGCGGCACTCGACCGAGTGAAACGGCAATCGCAACTCCGCGAACAGGACCGCGAACTCCAGCGGCGCAACGAGCGACTCGTCTCGCTCAACCGCGTCAACGAGATTATCCGCGAGGTGGACCAGTCACTTATCCGAGCGGAGACGCGTGAGGCGGTCGAACGCGCCGTCTGTGAACGCCTGACCGCCGAAGACCGCTACGAGTTCGCGTGGGTCGGGTCTATCGATCCGACTTCGCAGACGCTCGTTCCACGGGCCGCAAGCGGAACTGGACGAGGATACCTCGACGACCGGTCTCTCGCTCTCGACCCCGAGGGAGAGCCGGCGTGTTCGACCGCCGCGACGGACGAGGAGACGCTGGTCTCGAACGTTGCGACCGACCTACAGCAACAGCCGTGGCGACGAGCGGCACTGGAACGCGACTTCCAGTCAGTCGTCGCGGTCCCGCTCTCGTACGACGGCGTCGCGTACGGGGTGCTGACGGTCTACGCTGATCGACCCGCCGCCTTCGACGGGATGGTTCGAACAGTGATGGCCGAACTGGGTGAGACAGTTGCATCGGCTATCAGCGCCGTCGAACGCAAGGCGGCGCTCCTGACGACGGCCGTCACTCGCGTCGAGTACGCGGTTGCCGGGGGTTCGTTCCCGCTCGCTCGCGTGGCCGAACGTGCCGACTGTACGCTGTCCGTCGTCACCGGTATCCAGCAGACTGTCGAGGACGATGCGCTGTTCGCCACCGTCGAAGGAGCGTCGATGGATGCTGTCAGGGCGGCCGCGGCGGACACCGCAGGGATCGCTGAGTATCGCGTCGTCGCCGGCGACGACGCCGCTGGGACGGTCTGGTTCCGATTCGTCCGGCCGGTAATCGCCTCGCGCCTCGCCAACCACGGCGTCGTCCTCCGGCGAGCGGAGGCGACCCCCACGGAGACACTCCTCGAAATCGACATTCCCGACGGCGTCGAACTCCACAGCATCACGCAACTGCTCTCGGGGACGTTCGACGCCGTCGAACTGCGTTCGAAGCGACACCGTGAGCAACCGTCCGGCGGCGAGTTCACTGCGGCCGTCTTGGACCGACTGACAGAGCGCCAACTGGAGGTTGTCCAGACCGCGTACTACGCTGGCTACTTCGAGAATCCGCGGGCACATTCGGGCGACGAAGTCGCAGACGTTCTCGGCGTCTCGCCGGCGGCATTCTACCGCCACATTCGCACCGTCCAGCGAAAACTGTTCGCCGTCCTCTTCGAGGAAACGGAGTACTCGGCAAGTATTGCACGAGACTATTGA
- a CDS encoding universal stress protein has translation MDEETIAPLFDRPLIPVANDDDAAATAAAVLPRIAANGGDPVFVHVIEKAGGAPDKASVEQREELAEEMFDFIREESDDAGVEVETTLRYGTDVAATIIDTAHDIGATCITFTPRGGKRWWDLFSGDTRESLVTKSDLPVVVLPAADTAEVDA, from the coding sequence ATGGATGAAGAGACTATTGCGCCGTTATTCGACCGCCCGTTGATTCCTGTGGCGAACGACGACGATGCTGCCGCAACTGCCGCGGCCGTCCTCCCGCGTATCGCCGCCAACGGAGGCGACCCCGTTTTCGTCCACGTTATCGAGAAAGCCGGCGGCGCACCTGATAAGGCGTCGGTCGAACAACGCGAGGAACTCGCCGAAGAGATGTTCGACTTCATCCGCGAGGAGAGCGACGACGCAGGCGTCGAGGTGGAGACGACGCTTCGCTACGGAACGGATGTCGCAGCGACGATCATCGACACCGCACACGATATCGGGGCGACGTGCATTACGTTCACCCCGCGCGGTGGCAAGCGGTGGTGGGACCTGTTCTCCGGCGACACGCGCGAGTCGCTGGTAACCAAAAGCGATCTTCCAGTGGTCGTTCTGCCAGCCGCTGACACTGCGGAGGTGGACGCGTGA
- a CDS encoding alpha/beta fold hydrolase, which produces MSSLGSAVEGGVTPEVLQIRGESQFVEVGNVELHVVTAGPKDGEPVVLLHGFPEFWYAWHEFLGPLADEGYRVIVPDQRGYHLSDKPEAVDAYHPDELADDVLGLLDALDLSDAHLVGHDWGAFVAWWVGLHAPDRLRTLSVLNVPHPTAFRHALSNDWEQRLKSWYVLFFQLPKIPEALAKMGEYRTLCDLMRRSSQPGTFNEADFDCYRAAWSRPGAYRSMVNWYRAIARANPRPKTERVGVPTLVLWGAKDAFLTRSLALQSVEYCENSHLVVLDDATHWIQHEEPVRVQRELTDHFGMYQP; this is translated from the coding sequence ATGTCGTCATTAGGCTCTGCCGTCGAAGGCGGCGTTACGCCGGAAGTCCTGCAGATTCGTGGGGAGTCGCAGTTCGTCGAAGTGGGTAACGTCGAACTCCATGTCGTCACCGCTGGACCGAAAGACGGCGAGCCGGTCGTCCTCCTCCACGGCTTCCCGGAGTTCTGGTATGCGTGGCATGAGTTCTTGGGCCCACTGGCTGACGAGGGATACCGCGTCATCGTCCCGGACCAACGCGGGTACCACTTGAGCGACAAACCGGAGGCTGTCGATGCCTATCACCCCGACGAGCTTGCGGATGACGTACTCGGACTGCTCGACGCACTCGACCTATCCGATGCCCATCTCGTCGGGCACGACTGGGGTGCGTTCGTCGCATGGTGGGTTGGACTGCACGCCCCCGACCGGCTCCGAACCCTCTCGGTTTTGAACGTCCCGCACCCGACGGCGTTCAGGCACGCACTGTCGAACGACTGGGAACAACGGTTGAAGAGCTGGTACGTGCTGTTCTTCCAACTCCCGAAGATACCGGAAGCACTGGCGAAGATGGGCGAGTACCGCACGCTGTGCGATCTGATGCGCCGGTCCAGCCAACCGGGGACGTTCAACGAAGCCGACTTCGACTGCTACCGGGCAGCGTGGTCGCGTCCCGGCGCGTACCGGTCGATGGTCAACTGGTACCGTGCAATCGCTCGGGCGAACCCGCGACCGAAGACCGAACGGGTCGGGGTTCCGACACTGGTGTTGTGGGGGGCGAAAGACGCCTTCCTCACGCGTTCGCTTGCCCTCCAGAGCGTCGAATACTGCGAGAATAGTCATCTCGTCGTTCTCGACGACGCGACACACTGGATACAACACGAAGAGCCTGTCCGCGTCCAGCGAGAACTCACCGACCACTTCGGGATGTACCAGCCGTAG
- a CDS encoding amino acid permease yields MTDEELAKDLGPLAALTIGVGTMIGAGIFVLPGEAAAIAGPVVAVSFVVGGVVSIFTALSASELGTAMPKAGGSYYYINHALGPLFGSIAGMGNWMGLAFASAFYMLGFGGFIIELVNVPSIGLGILTLAPTQVAALLAGATFIGVNYVGAKETGTLQNIIVITLVAILTVFTILGLTMTDLSTLRPFAPNGYGSILPGTALVFVSFLGFAKITTVAEEIKNPSRNLPLAVVGSVVIVTVMYAIIMVMLMGVVNWTELAQSTTPVIDVAEVVFSNTLGLGVLGGSLILFGGLLATASSANASILASSRINFAMGRDKLITAWLNDIHPRFSTPYRSIAVTGVLILLFIAVGNVKVLAKAGSVLHLIVYGLMNIALIVMRESDVADYDPDFTVPLYPAVPILGAVLSFGLIGFMDDKEIALAAGFVIGSLAWYLVYARGKADESGVLSDYILDRSERMPDAAVSAATSVQPDGGQYRVMVPLANPAHETDLITLASALAKSRDGTVVAVHIEQVPDQTALESARERGDFEEADRLLERAREDAETFDVPIETHTILSHRSFEEVFDAARTYDADITVMGWGPDSHGAPGRAESAIDELASSLPCDFLVLKDRGFDPSHVLVPTAGGPDSDLSAAVAVTLREQYDSTVSLLHVTDNKAEGEQFLTEWAESHGLSDAELIVEQSVNVEEGIERHARDATMLIIGATERGLLSRLVRGTLVLDVVNKVDCSVLLAEQTRSRSLKERLFGRN; encoded by the coding sequence GTGACCGACGAAGAACTCGCCAAAGACTTGGGACCACTCGCCGCTTTGACTATCGGTGTCGGCACGATGATCGGCGCGGGTATCTTCGTCCTGCCAGGCGAAGCAGCCGCCATCGCCGGTCCCGTCGTCGCAGTTTCGTTCGTCGTCGGGGGTGTCGTCTCCATCTTCACAGCCCTCTCCGCGTCCGAACTCGGGACGGCGATGCCGAAAGCCGGCGGCAGTTACTACTATATCAACCACGCGCTGGGACCACTGTTCGGGAGCATCGCCGGAATGGGCAACTGGATGGGGCTAGCGTTCGCATCGGCGTTCTACATGCTCGGCTTCGGCGGGTTCATCATCGAACTCGTGAACGTGCCGTCTATCGGTCTCGGGATACTCACGCTTGCTCCGACGCAGGTGGCCGCACTCCTCGCTGGCGCGACGTTCATCGGCGTCAACTACGTCGGCGCAAAGGAGACTGGGACACTCCAGAATATCATCGTCATCACGCTGGTCGCCATCCTAACGGTGTTTACCATTCTCGGTCTCACGATGACTGATCTCTCGACGCTCCGGCCGTTCGCGCCGAACGGGTACGGGAGTATCCTACCCGGCACGGCGCTCGTGTTCGTTTCCTTCCTTGGCTTCGCCAAGATCACGACTGTCGCCGAGGAGATAAAGAATCCCAGCCGGAACCTCCCGCTGGCCGTCGTCGGGTCTGTCGTCATCGTGACTGTGATGTACGCCATCATCATGGTGATGCTGATGGGTGTCGTCAACTGGACGGAACTCGCCCAGTCTACGACGCCCGTCATCGACGTGGCGGAAGTTGTCTTCTCGAACACACTCGGACTCGGCGTCCTCGGTGGGAGCCTCATCCTGTTCGGCGGCCTCCTCGCCACCGCGTCCAGTGCGAATGCTTCCATCCTCGCGTCGTCGCGCATCAACTTCGCTATGGGGCGAGACAAACTCATCACGGCATGGTTGAACGACATCCACCCGCGTTTCTCGACGCCGTACCGCTCTATCGCCGTCACCGGTGTCCTCATCCTCCTGTTCATCGCTGTCGGTAACGTGAAGGTGCTGGCGAAGGCGGGGAGCGTCCTGCATCTCATCGTTTACGGGCTGATGAACATCGCTCTCATCGTGATGCGGGAGTCCGATGTCGCCGACTACGACCCCGATTTCACGGTTCCGCTCTATCCGGCCGTCCCTATTCTTGGAGCGGTACTCTCGTTCGGCCTTATCGGCTTCATGGACGACAAAGAGATTGCGCTGGCTGCCGGATTCGTCATTGGCTCTCTGGCGTGGTACCTGGTCTATGCCCGCGGTAAGGCGGACGAGTCCGGCGTCCTCAGCGACTATATTCTCGACCGGTCCGAGCGGATGCCCGACGCCGCCGTCTCGGCGGCCACGTCGGTCCAACCCGACGGCGGCCAGTACCGCGTGATGGTTCCGCTGGCGAATCCCGCCCACGAGACAGACCTCATTACCCTCGCCAGCGCACTCGCCAAATCGCGTGACGGTACTGTCGTTGCGGTTCACATCGAACAGGTGCCCGACCAGACGGCACTCGAATCCGCGCGCGAACGTGGCGACTTCGAGGAGGCAGACAGACTCCTCGAACGCGCCCGAGAAGACGCTGAAACGTTCGATGTACCCATCGAGACGCACACCATCCTCTCACACCGGTCGTTCGAGGAGGTATTCGACGCCGCGCGAACCTACGACGCCGACATCACGGTCATGGGATGGGGTCCGGACTCGCACGGTGCGCCCGGACGTGCCGAGAGCGCCATCGACGAACTCGCCAGTTCACTCCCGTGTGATTTCCTCGTACTGAAGGACCGCGGGTTCGATCCCTCGCACGTCCTCGTTCCGACGGCAGGCGGTCCCGACTCTGACCTCTCTGCCGCCGTGGCGGTCACTCTCCGTGAACAGTACGACTCGACGGTGAGCCTTCTCCACGTCACTGACAACAAGGCGGAAGGCGAACAGTTCCTCACAGAGTGGGCTGAAAGCCACGGACTCTCCGACGCCGAACTCATCGTCGAGCAGTCAGTCAACGTTGAGGAAGGCATCGAACGACACGCACGTGATGCGACGATGCTCATCATCGGCGCGACGGAACGCGGCCTGCTCTCTCGACTCGTCCGCGGAACGCTCGTTCTCGATGTGGTGAACAAGGTAGATTGTTCGGTCCTCTTGGCCGAACAGACGCGGAGTCGGTCGCTCAAAGAGCGGTTGTTCGGTCGAAACTGA
- a CDS encoding rubrerythrin-like domain-containing protein, whose translation MLFWKDSPAEAAEQSTYECFECGTVLGNDSSLATCPDCGGELRNRGTPLE comes from the coding sequence ATGTTGTTCTGGAAAGATAGCCCCGCTGAAGCGGCCGAACAGTCTACCTACGAATGTTTCGAGTGCGGTACCGTACTCGGCAACGATTCCAGTCTGGCGACGTGTCCCGACTGCGGCGGTGAACTGAGGAACCGCGGGACACCGCTCGAATGA